The genome window CACGCGATTTGGGTTACCAGGGCTCTCACGATCCCATTCGAGATCCAACCAGAGATCTGCTGCGAATTGCGTCGACAGCCCCTGCATTTCAATTAGCAATCTGCGGCGGGTTCTCTGATAAGCGGACAGCGCCGCCCCGATCGCAGTTTTTCACTTTCGGTTCTCACGCTGGTGGGCGGGTTAATTAAAAggagcactgagaaaaaatcaATGCTGGCTTTTCATAaagtatataaaattatttataaatattaacgacACTTTCTCTTTCCCTTGTCATAAAATATATTCCTTAAAATAATAAGAAACCCTTTTTCCATTTCGACACAGAACATAATAAATAGAAATCTTCGCTGTACACACAATGTACCATTTTGTCACACCCATTTGCTACACTTTCTCGACCTGTGAGTCggcacataaataaataaataaactatttTCACCCGAACCACAGACCGAACTCGATCACCTTTTTGGGGGCCCAAAGATCGCGGAGAGGCACGTAGTTGTATCTTCAAATCAGTGTAAATAGGCGGCCCACCGCAGGCGTCCATTCATAAAGAGCAGCACGTTTGAGCACTCGTCCACTTAATCAAACCATCGCCACCATCCTCTTCACGATCCATGATCCCTGCTCGTTGGACTTTCTTTTGTTATAACATCAATCAGCAATGTTCGCGAAATCaaagcaacatcaacaacaacgtGCAGGGCGCAAAAAATATctaatttacaaaaatatagCGAAGATAGAAAACCCATTCAAGAGGTGATCGTTGCGGGCAGGCATGACGTGAATTCGGGGTTTGAAAGTGAAATGATTTTGAGTAATTTCCGTTAATGTAGCGCATTAATGGCGCATCATCAGCAACATCCGAAAAGAAGGCGATCTTCGAGTCAAAAGTGAATGTTGACCAGCGTTCACTTCAAGAAATCGAGCAGTTGCAAAATATTGTGTACCCCAACGATACACACATATATCCATCAATGTAAGGCCTCCAAATGATTTGTTTCAATGCTGCCACCGCTCTTCTCTGGGGCAAGGGATTGCATGAGCTGTGCGAGTAATTGTGGCAAACACATCAGACAGACATTTTGCCCAAATATGGGGAAAACAACGGCAATATGCTACCACAAGTCATGGCTTTTGCTGCCTCTTGTCTTGTGAACCTTGTAAGGCGGTTTATGTAACGAATCCAGCGCCAAACATATTGCCATTTGGCACAAACAAAGACCCAAAAACACTGAACGATATGGGCACGGTAAAATTTCTATAAATTGAAAACCCCACGTTGCATTTTTGGCATCTCGAACTATTTCTTTAATGACCTTAATGATAAGGtgaaactttttttttcgttcCGGGTCCTTTCAATGTCTCTAAGTGTTTCAACTCGCAGTTGGACACATTAGCTATAGAAACTAGAAAACCttttaatatgtttttttattttttggccaatCCCTGTTATTGAATTTTGTTTGCCGTTCAACATAGGGAAGCTTGACTGTGACAGACTTTGGCTTTGGCCCTCATTAATACGCACCACAATGCGACTCCTTATCGTTCGGTCCCGATCTCGACTTCGTTCGATTTGAGTTCGATTTCGATTGGGATCTTTGAATGCACTTCGCATGCCGCTTTCCAAATTGGCACCAACGCCCTGCCACGATTGTCTGATTTATATGCGAGCATGCAAATGGAGTGGCTGGAGTGCATTTTGCCGAGTCAAAAGGTGCCGGCAGCCTTGACACAAATTCACCCAGGAGAGCGACAATCAACGACGTCCGCCCCCCTTTTGTCCACCGCTCACCGCTCAGCACTCCTGTACCGCAATTATGTCTTCATTTTATAACAGTTTGCGCAGAGCTCGGGACCGGATTGGTGGCAAGTCACGAGGCAGATGTGGCCTGCGAGTCGGGAAAGCCAGGAAATCAACAGGTTGCTCCGTTTCTGGTCTTCTACATTTAAGGAGAAAGTAAATCGCTGCCTGATCGATTTCAGCTGGCAACTGGTTGGACGTGAAGTTCAACATCCATCCACAACAGGCATTGTGCAACTCGCTTTGAACTTCGCATCAAATGTTAATGACCCCGTTTGGCCAACAGCTAACAGCACAAGaccaaaactaaaaaaaagaGGTAAGCTGTTCGGTTCTTGGTCATAACTATGTTTTATGGGGGGACTCGGAAAAACAAATCAGCGAACGAGGCGACCCAGCAAACAACGGACAATTAGCAGGCGCTCGCTAAGTTCCACCCATCCGGATTTTTATGCTCATTGCAGTGTGCCACGTTGGCCAGGTAATCGAGGTGTGAGCAGCTGCCGGCCAACTACCGTTAGCCAACAGAACTCGGGAAGTTATGACCATGTTCCCCAGTATATGACAAATCACCTGGACACGCCCGCCTCGACTAAGGCCGATTAAAACGAGGGCCAGCTTCGGCTTAGCCTTGGTTTAAAGCGGATAAACTCCGGCTCGATCGCCTTGCACTAAGTTTAGAAATGGCAAATATGACAAAGTACATGTAAGCCAGCTTACGATTTTGTAATATAAAGCTGAATCCTTCAAAACTTAATAACCAAGAGAGATAAATAAATTCATGATATAACCAGATTAATCTGAAGCCGAGtttcaatatattttcaaagaaatcaaaatactatttaaaattaagctgttagaacttgtttttaatttttattaatttttcacaatatttaaaaatatgagGAACAATTACAAATGCCTAATTTGTTGTATATTCGTATACTTATTGGTAAAATGAACgtaacaaaatataattacattttgaatataattaatCTTTAATGAAAGAAAGTTAAATGGTGATTTTTTAGAACTTCGCTACATTGCAAGAAACCAATCCGAAAATTGGATCATAACTGCCAAAAAAATCGTATTGTTAAAATTAGCTGTGCATATAATGGGTTTCTTGTATTAATTCGAACTATTTATAATGATCTAAACAGTTGTTTGTTGCATTCAAAAATTGCCTGGCGCTTAAGGCCTTATCTTTTGCCCTATACATAATTgctttttaaattgaaaccGAAATCTCCCGCTGAGCTCTATTTTAAGCCCGCATTGGAGGTGTGACTTGGAGGTTTTCGTCGGAAGCTGAAATGGCCAAGAGCGTGACCTATACGCTCATTAATTCCGTTGCTCCAGGCGCTGATTTGTTCATCATTACGAGCTGGGAATGGCTCGTGGATGGTCAGATAGAAAGTGGCAGGAAGCCATTAGCATGGGAAGTTGTTAGACAAGCAAAAACCTAACCAACTCGGCGAAGCAGTTGGCCtgaatataaatgaaataatcAAAACACATATATGGCGCAATGCCATTTAATCACTCGTCAAAAATCACAAGAATTCACCGCACAGGCCGAACGAAAGCTTTCTGTGCCAACGACTCAGAACTTTCCAGCTAACATATACatggagaataataaaaaaaagacaaaacaGAACGGGAATGCCGAAGAAATGTTTACAGAAAGTTGTCATGAACCAGCAGCAGACACgtaaaaattacataaaaataaTCAGAAACATGGCTAGAACCAGTCACCGACTTGGTCCAGACATTTGCGAGACGCCCAAACGCTCACTTGCCACACACAGGAAATTAACTGGAAAAATGTGTACCAAATCTGAAAATGCGGCTCATTAAAAAATAGCCAGCGTACATACCTTAAGATCATTTTGTTGACGTTGCACGTTGCCACTTGGCCGTTGGCCGCCGTTGTTAATGAAGTCTCGAAATGCGTCGTGTATATGGGTAGGAGTTTGCTTATTTTTGGTTAGCGAATACTTAAAGCTGTGAATTAATCCAATTATAGCAGACGATGACCCACGCTTAGTTGGCCTCAATAAATAACGGACGATTCGCGGGGAGTTCACAAAAgagttcgttgcctaagtcttttgtttggtGCCAGAATTTACCAAGTAACGAACACTTGTCGCGGCTGCGGGTAACTTTTACTATCGGGTTTCACCCTTTTGTCACTAATTTCAACTTCTTTTCCAATGCACTTTGTTTCCtgcacactcactcactcacacgAAAGGGCCCcgatttctttttcttttttccgcCTGCACAACCGACACGGAGTGTGTCCAACAATTAACTGAGCTCCGCCAGCCGATGCTGCCACAGAAAAGCCAAAAAGAAGCTAACAAACGTAGCCGGCCCGCCGTCGACGTCGGCGTCTGCGGAGCAGCGATAGCAGTCAACAACTTCGGTTATCAGCTGCCAAGTgccggcggcagcagcggcaaaaagcaaaatataTTCAGACGCCCCGAACGCGACTCGTTTTTGAGTGAAAGTTTGAGTTGAGTCGAGTTTGGCTGCGTATGCTTTGTTGTGAGGTGAATGTTTCCGTGGTGGGTTTTATAGAAAACAGTTTGTGTCTTAAGTCTTTTGATTTCAGCGTCagatattaatttttttaatggcagttttaattctttttctaTACATACTTAAGTGCataattttatgaaattattattttaaaattaaggTTCCTATACTATACATTTTAAGATCTTTAAACGGTTCACAAGCCCAAGATAATAATATACAATATTAATGGGCgcataaatattcaaaaaagTATTGTTATATActtgaatttattttactttgagCACTGAAAAATTCGTTGTAGTCTTTAATAAATTGACTCTAAGTCTATTGAATGACATTTAAAATTGCTATTGGTaggcaaataaattatttaagtactttaaaatgcaataaaataagcaaaataatatttatggcCGCCGGCAATATTTTGCAAAAAGTTCAAGGCTTGTATTGTATTACAATGCATTAGAATAACATTTATTTACGAGGCTTGacaacttttaaaataatccCCTTGCGCTCATAAGTAAtctacatttaaatattttctttataaTTTCTTATTGCTTATAATTAAtgttaaaaaataacaaataacaataacaaaaacaaataatatatgaatttgcaacaataaaatttaaatgaactTATGAAATCGGTTAATTTGGTGCTATCTTAATCTAAAGCTATTACAGTCTGTGAAACCATATACTCCCACATAATAAAACACATTTCACTTTCAACAGCCAACCACTCGGTAATTACTTAGTGACGGCTGAGCCCCACAAAGCAACTCCTACTTCGGTATCTGCGATCTTCAATGCCcatgtaaaaataaaatctcAATCTGCAGTCGTTTCTTTTTCTTACACGTACTTATTCAATTTGCTAAACCGAGCTGCACCTTCGACAGACCAACTTTTTAGAGCCTCGTCAAATCAGCGGTATATCAGTACGAgccaattaatttaatttgtcaAACCGCACATACAAATCTGGCGAGCCTTCATCATAAGTCAAAATTCGGAGGGAGCAATGCAAAGGAGGCTAACAATAATGAGCGTAAACCAGAAAACGTCAAAACGGAGGGCAATTGATATTAATTTcgcccaaaaataaaaaacaccgCCAAATGGAGTTTTCCTGTGGTAGATTTGTCTGTGCCAAACAGTAGAGTCCGTATCGATTTTTTTGGCCTTTGGCTTTGGGCTGTGTTTGGTTTGACAATTGCTTTGCATGAACGCACGAATATTGTGCAACATTTTTGGACCGGAGCTGCGGCAAAAAACAAGATCAGTATTAACAATGTACCACGCATTTTTTGAAAAGTTGTTCGTGCCACGTTTTTGTTCTTTTATTTAACTCAATTTTTGCTCGGGGTTGACGTTGTTTGTATGAGCATTTAATGCCGAAATTTTGTATTATCGGCCCGGTTTGACTGCCTTGAGTCCGGCTGACTGCTTTTTCTCTATTTAATATTATGAGATTTTTTTCGTGGCTTTTTGCTATTTAAACATgctattaatttttaatggcGTGTGACATTTTTGTTTACGCACAGCCTCAATGTAGAGCAAAACATTAGCATGTCGGCGGTATTAGTTTACCAATTTTCTTGCTGCCATTGAGGCATTTGACGGTGTCTTAATTGATATTTATCGCTGGACGATTGCCATGTTCATCATAATAGAGTCGTGTAGCCGACAAAAAGCTCATTACTTTAGCTGACTGGTGGCTGCATGGTAAACGCGCCTACAATTTGGCCATTTGATTAGCCTCACCTCGTCATGGTCGCCGGGGCCCCAAGTGGCCGATCCAATCCGGCacataaaattcaatttaattaagttgGACTCTCGGATTGAGACGCAGTCGGAGGATCGAGACTCATATGGAGGCCCACAAAATCACAGAGTAGCAGCTGCCGTGGCAGACAACCTTGCCAACATTCTTAACGTGTTCAAGATTTTTACCAACGCACTGCATTTAGGTTTGTTGTTGTCGCGTTCACTTTTCAAATGCTTACGAAATGTCAATATTCGGCACAaagttatttgttatttgatcGGATCGATTGAGCAATTGTTGATATACAATTTTTCTGTGTTTGTTCTTTTTGCCTAACGGTTTCTCATTGATTTGTTAGCTAATTGTATAcgaaaaatgtaattaaaattaaaacgagTAACTGGAAACCGCAACGCTCGCATGTCAGCTTGACAAACGAAAAATaggtaaataaaaaatgttaacACCTAGATCGCACAGCTGGCGACAACGGTGCGAATGAGTCATATTGCACTAGAGTAGAGTTTCAATTAGTTGCAAATTACGTGCCCAAAGCTAAGAACTATCGAAAACCTAATAAAATGTTATTCcgaataattataaaatatttggtattgaAAGTATACTTGGGACACATATGATTGATACACCCAAAAATGGTTCACACACTTGTCTTTACTTTCTAAATTGCAGAAATCGCAAAATAATTTTACGTAATTTAATGTTGCCACCATGACATTTcatttttaccatttttcattattattgCCCACCTATCAAACCTCAATTGGGTTTGCCATTTCTTAAACAATCGTAAGCCTAATTTGCTTTCATTGTTATGGATAATAAACGGACCCTGAGCTATATATGGCAAGGTTAACCATTATTTTGGGTCTCCATCACTTGAGCctatattttcaaaactattttCGCAAATGCCTTACTTCCTGGCAACCGCGATGATGGGTGTTTCTTTTTTGGCTTACCAAATGGTCGGCTTAATCAAGCCTTCTATATGCCAATTAAATCCATGGCTGCTAGTAATGTTAGTTAGACCATAATTTTGTGAAAAAGAGCCGTCTGTGTCGAGCTAGTCATGTTTTATGCATAAATTGCTTTAAGAGTTGAAAATGCGACTACGCATGTAGGATATACCTTTGGTTTTTCTTCGAACTTTTGTATTCAGCTACATATAACAACGCTTGCAAAAGTATGTGCTTCTAACTGGAATTCATATTTACtcattcatattttttatatgaatAATAGCAGGTGGTTGTTGAACTCCTTCATTCTGATTTATTATCTGCTAAACACCGAAATTACAAAACTGGATCATTGGAGTATATTACAGATAAAATCTGACCTTAGTTTCCCCATTACATCATTATCAAAATTGTcatattattgttttattcttaataaaatatgtacatTTAACTGCATTCATGTTTTATTTGAGTACTCAGGTGTTTGCTATAAAAGGATTCACTTATTTGAAGCCAGGCATCAGTTGTTTCACATTCTACATTCAAGCACCTAATTAAAAGACCAATTTCAAAATGGCACTCTATAATATTTTGGTGATCAGTGTCCTGGTTGTCCTCGCCCAAGGATCGTATTTGTCGTCGGTGAATCAGGAATCCGGAGTGGGAGTGCATCAGTCTGGAGTTATTTCATCTGGAGCTCCAGCTGTCGGAATAACCCGTGGCCACTCTGCTGCTCCCCAGCCCCAACGACCCATCTCTGGCTATGGATCCCTCTCTGGTCCTGTTGGAGGTTCCCGTCGAGTGTCCCCAGTTGGAGTGACCGGATCTCGTCCTCGTGGTGGAGCTCCGCGTCGTCCGTCTGCTGGAGCTCATGGTCGTCCAAATGTAGGAGGATCTGCCCATGGAAATTCCTACCAGAATCGCCAACGCAGCCAAAAGCCTTATTAAGAAACAGAACTTATCATCAGCAAATGACCAAACCTAGATCTACATTCTTCTTGTTACATCTCTAATCTACTCTCAAACCTTTTTCTATcgcaaataataacaaatgttatataaaaattaaacttgATTAAGATTTTTTTACAATGGCAGGGATGACATTGAACATTGGGGAATATTCAATGCATAGACATTACCTAGTACTTAATCCTTAGGAACAATGTCACCTTTGGTGAACTGGTTAATACGCCAATTTAAAGTTTAGCGACAAGTTACGCACTCAATCGGCTGCACTTCATGATTTAAACATTTCTTGAATTGTTGACCAAAGTGAGTAGCCAGTTAAGCTGGGAATATAAATTCGATTTTCAGACCATTAAAAGCTGCCAATTTGTTGATATTGGGCTATGTTAAGACGCTGATTCTTGAATCAATAAATTAAACCAGAGtggtgaaataaaaaataaactaaagaACATAAGCACATAAagcacatatacatacatatgtagagTACATCTATactctatatctatctataacTCTTCAATTATACATTTGAATTGTAAAAATCGTAAGATTCTTTGTATTTGAATGTTTCGACTGACATTCAAAAATTAAGTAAAAAATTCTAACTTCAACTGAGAGGTCTTGAACATATCTCCAAGTCCTCGCTAATGGGTTTTCGGTCAACACTAATTTGAGTCAACAATaatttatacataaatatagtTTTTAAATATGATTTTTATTGATTGACAATTTTTCGGGGACTAAATCAACTTTTAGAATTAGTATGGCTTATGAATCCTATTGCGATTCTGGGCATGGTTAGCTCCTCCGCCGATAGCACGTCCAGCGCTACCGATAACAGCTGGACGAGTGTTAGATCCAGTTTGACGACGACCATAAGAAGACACAATACGAGGAGCAACTGGACGAGCAGCTGGGGTATTAGCCTGCGATCCAGGAGCCGGTCGCACTTCGGGGAAACTAATAGGAGCTCCTGATGAGACACCTCCAGCAGAATGGGCTTCTACCGAGGATTCAGGTTCCACTTGCGTTATATGGTATCCTTGGACCAAGACGTTCAGAACACAGAACACGAAAGCAAATTGAAATGGCAtatttttctatatttattaCTTAATATAAGAAATTAATTTCTTTCTTTGTAATCTTTGTTGCACAACTGATGGTTACTGTCGAATTGCTGTCTTTTTTATACgctaaatttttattaataaatatatggaaaGCCACAAATCTAAAATTACTTTTTAAGCCTAATGATATAATTATTAGAAATGATGTACCTACTGACTTAAAAGTGTAACAAATCATACACTGGAGTTTCCCGTTTCCTTATACATTAAATACTTCGAACATTACTTAATGTTAAATATCATTTAGTAACCTCATTAACACgcttcataaaaaataattaatagtGACtggaatggaaaatttttattatcaGCGAACcatgttttttttgttgacgTGTGGTCAATTATACgttcttttatttataaagacacatttataaaatgtataaaatatattacattTTTGTAGTATAGAAAAAGAAGCTGTTAAagttttttcttatttttatttaaaaaacctataaaataaaatttattcccaCTTAAAACATTCAAAAAAACGAAGTACAAGTATTCTTTTTTAAATGCCATTCAGATATTTTCAGCTTAGAAttcttttaaacaaattataatatttgGTTTGAGTATTCgttaaaaatatcaatttctccttctttttcttttaaaaaaaAGTTGGCTTAAACATAATGATACTTGTGA of Drosophila mauritiana strain mau12 chromosome 3R, ASM438214v1, whole genome shotgun sequence contains these proteins:
- the LOC117144292 gene encoding uncharacterized protein LOC117144292 translates to MALYNILVISVLVVLAQGSYLSSVNQESGVGVHQSGVISSGAPAVGITRGHSAAPQPQRPISGYGSLSGPVGGSRRVSPVGVTGSRPRGGAPRRPSAGAHGRPNVGGSAHGNSYQNRQRSQKPY
- the LOC117145272 gene encoding uncharacterized protein LOC117145272, encoding MPFQFAFVFCVLNVLVQGYHITQVEPESSVEAHSAGGVSSGAPISFPEVRPAPGSQANTPAARPVAPRIVSSYGRRQTGSNTRPAVIGSAGRAIGGGANHAQNRNRIHKPY